The Algoriphagus sp. TR-M9 genome has a window encoding:
- a CDS encoding glycoside hydrolase family 25 protein, which yields MKTFCLMLACFWMMTSCASKSNSDISSKIPIPEKDTIPANPMESKTDQPVLGIDVSHFQGNINWEEIKADEITFAYDKATQGASFKDPDYAQNKRGAHEVGLAHGSYHFFTSDADPMDQAALFIATIDYTSGDMPPVLDLEQGGIVGTVKTSEFQDDVLSFLLEIERKLGIKPIIYTNHPFGNEYLDNPKFSEYGLWIAEYEVDTPKIPKTWEEKGWLIWQRSERGKVQGAMGNVDHDLFNPTKPFELVKK from the coding sequence ATGAAAACTTTCTGTTTAATGTTGGCTTGTTTTTGGATGATGACCTCATGTGCCAGCAAATCCAATTCTGACATCTCTTCCAAAATCCCTATTCCTGAAAAAGATACTATCCCAGCAAATCCAATGGAGAGCAAAACTGACCAACCGGTATTGGGGATTGATGTTTCGCACTTTCAAGGCAATATCAACTGGGAGGAAATCAAGGCAGATGAGATTACTTTTGCCTATGATAAAGCTACCCAGGGAGCTAGCTTCAAAGACCCAGACTATGCCCAGAATAAAAGAGGTGCACATGAAGTAGGCTTAGCCCATGGCTCCTATCATTTCTTCACTAGTGATGCGGACCCTATGGATCAAGCTGCACTTTTCATTGCTACGATTGATTATACCAGTGGCGATATGCCTCCTGTGCTGGATCTGGAGCAGGGCGGGATAGTAGGCACCGTAAAAACCTCTGAATTTCAAGACGATGTTTTGAGTTTTCTACTAGAAATAGAGCGCAAGCTGGGAATCAAACCTATCATTTACACCAATCATCCCTTTGGAAACGAATATTTAGACAATCCGAAATTTTCAGAATACGGACTTTGGATTGCTGAATATGAAGTAGACACCCCCAAAATCCCAAAGACCTGGGAGGAGAAGGGATGGCTGATTTGGCAAAGATCTGAACGGGGTAAAGTTCAAGGCGCTATGGGAAATGTAGACCATGATCTTTTCAATCCTACTAAGCCATTTGAATTGGTTAAGAAATAA
- a CDS encoding PorP/SprF family type IX secretion system membrane protein — protein sequence MNRINCILAAFFLMLTGMTQVQGQTRKYISNFDFFQSYYNPGLTGYEGSAVRGFVRSQWSGVDGAPKSYFFSTELDFGEMAGEEDPALMGKNAVSLNLMHDTYGAFRETELTVGYASRIRLTAKHNLRLGAAVNYQAIRLDGNALTTEEQNDPTLSQYAGQFSNMNVLDFNLGIALTHDSYYFSYGIRRVNGGNITSGEEFMEAYPASSVFQAGYRSAVSDNISVILNAMYSTQKDQDENFEFNFKTVLMDRLWLGLGHRIDYATNAQLGVITKRFRIGYLYEFPNGSSYNLPGNTHEFTAVFNLFRDNVRTDTQQVVMW from the coding sequence ATGAATCGAATTAATTGTATACTGGCCGCATTTTTTTTGATGCTCACAGGAATGACCCAGGTCCAGGGACAGACCCGGAAATATATTTCAAATTTTGACTTTTTCCAGAGTTATTACAACCCTGGATTGACAGGCTATGAAGGATCTGCGGTACGTGGATTTGTTCGCAGCCAGTGGTCTGGAGTGGATGGAGCTCCTAAATCTTACTTCTTCAGTACCGAGTTGGATTTTGGAGAAATGGCAGGAGAGGAAGACCCCGCGTTGATGGGCAAAAATGCCGTTTCCTTAAATCTCATGCATGATACTTACGGAGCCTTCAGGGAAACTGAATTGACCGTAGGGTATGCCAGCCGAATTCGTTTGACAGCAAAACATAACCTGAGACTTGGAGCTGCTGTGAACTACCAGGCTATCCGTTTGGACGGCAATGCTTTGACCACTGAGGAACAAAACGATCCTACGCTGAGCCAATATGCGGGACAGTTTTCTAATATGAATGTGCTGGATTTCAATTTGGGAATAGCTTTGACGCATGACAGTTATTACTTTTCTTATGGAATCAGAAGGGTAAATGGTGGGAACATTACCTCGGGTGAAGAATTTATGGAGGCTTACCCCGCCAGTTCAGTTTTTCAGGCAGGCTATCGCTCCGCAGTAAGTGATAACATTTCGGTGATATTGAACGCCATGTACAGCACCCAGAAGGATCAAGACGAAAATTTCGAGTTTAATTTTAAAACTGTGCTGATGGATAGACTTTGGCTGGGATTGGGACATCGAATTGACTATGCTACCAATGCGCAGCTAGGTGTGATTACCAAGCGGTTTAGAATAGGGTACCTTTATGAGTTTCCGAATGGAAGCAGCTACAATCTTCCAGGCAATACACATGAATTTACGGCGGTTTTCAACCTGTTCCGTGATAATGTGAGAACGGATACACAACAGGTGGTGATGTGGTGA
- a CDS encoding tyrosinase family protein — translation MNKSLKIRRSVRELEQEYEAGNKEPLDKLLTAWKKIKSLPPDDPNSFFKIGGYHGEPFRGAGWGNNAYWGGYCNHGNVLFPTWHRAYLVCIEKALQSIPGCEDVMMPYWDETSQESIAQGIPWSLTKDQLFFDGEMQENPLKSFEFPQAIVDNINGDNPNYSKGKSYKTVRYPLSGLVGTEEDRANTEKHNAQFQNYDETVDILNKNVKDWLTSYIVVEGKEIPTNTAKKFKDCLDAPNYTVFSNTTSAQEYNSLLDANSQTVTPLEAPHNDIHLAVGGCEVPGYNRSPIPGANGDMGENDTAGLDPIFFFHHCNVDRVFWLWQKKHQATEQLEIIPGYPGTNSVDSQGPTPGVMPNSWLDINSPLDPFTVTDQNGNVRPCTSQDMVNIETQLGYTYSSGSLENMVSTQLKMENKAAPTIRVSRINKAPVKGSFTVSAFATINGEKHHIGTESVLSRWSVMGCANCQTHLEVKAFFPLDGIGEITEEQVHIEIHGREGVLASPMLLEAGGQPKVGFHLEIK, via the coding sequence ATGAACAAATCTTTGAAAATCAGACGCTCCGTCCGAGAGCTTGAGCAAGAGTATGAAGCAGGAAATAAGGAGCCACTTGACAAGTTGTTAACTGCATGGAAAAAAATCAAAAGTCTTCCGCCAGATGATCCGAACTCGTTTTTTAAGATTGGGGGCTATCATGGGGAGCCTTTCAGAGGAGCTGGATGGGGGAATAATGCGTATTGGGGAGGCTACTGCAATCATGGCAATGTGCTATTCCCCACATGGCATCGGGCTTATTTGGTATGTATAGAAAAAGCTTTGCAAAGCATACCCGGATGTGAGGATGTTATGATGCCGTATTGGGATGAGACCAGTCAGGAATCCATTGCTCAGGGCATCCCTTGGTCACTGACCAAAGATCAATTGTTCTTTGATGGAGAAATGCAGGAAAATCCATTAAAAAGTTTTGAATTTCCCCAGGCCATAGTGGATAATATCAATGGAGATAATCCCAATTACAGCAAAGGGAAAAGTTACAAAACTGTCCGGTATCCACTTTCAGGATTAGTAGGAACTGAAGAGGACAGGGCAAATACTGAAAAGCATAATGCCCAGTTTCAAAACTATGATGAGACCGTAGATATTCTAAATAAAAATGTCAAGGACTGGTTGACTTCTTATATTGTAGTTGAGGGTAAAGAGATCCCAACCAATACCGCCAAAAAGTTTAAGGATTGCTTGGATGCCCCGAATTACACCGTCTTTTCCAATACCACCTCAGCGCAGGAATATAACTCACTTTTGGATGCAAATAGTCAAACGGTCACACCGTTGGAAGCGCCCCATAATGATATTCATCTAGCTGTGGGAGGCTGTGAAGTACCGGGGTATAACCGATCTCCTATCCCCGGAGCCAATGGTGATATGGGTGAAAATGATACGGCTGGTTTAGACCCTATCTTCTTTTTTCATCATTGCAATGTAGATCGGGTTTTTTGGCTTTGGCAAAAGAAACATCAAGCTACTGAGCAACTGGAAATTATCCCAGGGTACCCAGGGACAAACTCGGTGGACTCTCAAGGCCCTACACCAGGGGTGATGCCAAATTCATGGCTGGATATCAACTCCCCGTTGGATCCCTTTACCGTCACCGACCAGAATGGAAATGTACGGCCCTGTACCTCTCAGGACATGGTTAATATTGAGACCCAACTAGGCTATACTTATTCTTCAGGTTCTCTTGAAAACATGGTCAGTACGCAGTTGAAAATGGAAAATAAGGCGGCTCCGACCATCAGAGTTTCTAGGATCAATAAAGCTCCGGTCAAAGGGTCGTTCACAGTTTCTGCTTTCGCTACTATCAATGGTGAAAAGCATCACATCGGTACCGAGTCCGTCCTGAGCAGATGGTCAGTGATGGGCTGTGCAAACTGTCAGACTCACCTGGAAGTAAAGGCTTTCTTCCCTCTGGATGGGATAGGTGAAATCACGGAAGAGCAGGTTCACATCGAAATCCACGGTAGAGAAGGAGTTTTGGCTTCGCCAATGCTTTTAGAGGCTGGGGGGCAGCCGAAAGTGGGTTTTCACCTAGAGATAAAATGA